In the Aquimarina spinulae genome, AAAATAATTCCGTAGTCAGAAAAGGTTCGATAACAATAATGAAGTAGTAGTTTTATGATTTTTCTAAAAAAAGATTTTAAAGAAATATAAGTTGTTTGGAAAAGGTTTTTTTCTAATTTTTTCTATAATATCGTTTTTCTATGACCAAAAACTTAATGCTGTTTTTTACACTTAATCGAGAAAAATTACCTTTTTTAGAACATTTAGCGTATGGAAAATACGCCCAAAAACGTACAAATAATATGATTTTTATACGAAATTCTTCCGGTTTTTTTATGAAAATAGGGGAGATTTAAACCTTTTTTATCAGTTTGAAATGATTTTTTACAATAGCTCAAGACATTGATTAACAAAATTTTATGTATATTGAAATGTTTTTTAGGATCGTATTTGTTTTAGTTAAAATAGAACAAGTAATAAAAGGTCAGAAAATTATTACAAAAAAAAGTTAAATTTTAGTTTGATATAAACATTTAATTTATAATTTTATGTCTTGGTAAAAAATATATTAACAATATTATTAACAAGCGCCCCAAATCGCAAAGTTAATATAGTATATTCACCTTAATCGTAAGTGTGATATCATGAAAAAAAAACTTAACCTCATATCATTAATTGCTATAGTGACAGGCTTTCTATTTTCTTCTTTGAAAGCTACTGCTCAGGATATTGGTGCTCCATTATTTTCTATTAGCGGATCTACTGCTACAATACTCTGTGTAAATCAAAATACTCCCAATCGAGAAGCTATAGCCAAGGCAAACATTTTATTTGCTACAGGTACAGAGTTTGTTTTAGAATTATCTGATGAGAATGGTGTTTTTTCTAATGATGTTACCAGAGTTTTAACACGATTTACTACACCTATCGCGATTCCTCCAGGAGGAGATATCGAATTTCCTTCTTTTCCTATTCCTACAGATTTACGAGGCGAGAATTATAGTTTACGAGTTAATGTCCCTGCAAGTTCTATTTTAAGTGCAGTACAAGAAAATATTCCTATTTACTATTTTGATTTTTCTCAGGGTGTTACATTAACTGGAGCGAATATTGAAGCTAACACAGTAGCATTGTGCGTTGGAGAATCGGCAACATTGACAACCTTACCTGGAGATTTTCCAGAATATATTTGGTCTTTTAATGGCACAGTGATTCCTGGTGAATCAGGTAATACTCTTGAAAATGTGACACAAGTTGGAACTTATACAGTTCAAGTCAATTTCGGAAGCTGTAATCCTTCTTTTAACTTTGATTCGGCAACAGTAGAAGTTATTGATTTTAACGATACAACAGTACGGATCAATGAACCTTCGCCACAATCCTTTTGCCCCAGTGATGTAAAAATATTAACCACTAGTGTTACCGACCCGGGATTCACTTATGAATGGTTTAAGGATGATGTTTTGATACCGGATTTTAATGGTCCATCAGAGATTTTACCGGCGAGTAATTTTGCTGGTATTTACACCGTTAGAGTTACAGGAACTCCAACATGTAATATAACTACTGCTCCCGTCGAGGTTATTAATTTGGGTTCAGATATTTTAACCCAGCCTCCTCCCCAGATTATGTTATTACCTACCCAGCCTACGTTGGTTTTGTCTATTACGACCAATGCTCCTGTTGCTGGCAGTACGGTAGAATGGTTTAGGAACGGAATAAGTGTTCAAGGTCCGCTCGCGGTTAATACACCGGGAGCTTTGTCTTTTGATGTCACTAACCCAGGAGTGTATCGTGTAGATGTCTTTGCAAACGATGCATGTATGGATACTCTTCAGGCTACTACCGAGGTTTTTGAGCCAGTAGGGTTTAGAACCCAGATTTCTACTTTGTTAGATTGTGATGCGGATACCGGTACTTTGGGTTTAGAGAATTTATTTGGTATTACTTCTAGTGGTACAGAGGTTCCTATTACCACCGATCAATATTCATTATTTGATTTTGAATGGTTTTTAGGCAGTCAGTCTACGGGAGTTACCGAAACGACATTTACAGTTAATGAGTCTAACATAGGTGAAGTTTATGCTTTAGAAGCCACTTTACGAGGCACTACATTTCCTACTGCTCGATCTAATGATCTAACGGTTGAGTTTTTATCAGACGTTGTGGTAATAGAAGCTTCCCCGGCATTTATTCCATTTGGAGAGACCTCTACATTAAGTGTTCCCGAGAGTAGTAATTATGCTTATGAGTGGTTTA is a window encoding:
- a CDS encoding gliding motility-associated C-terminal domain-containing protein, with the protein product MKKKLNLISLIAIVTGFLFSSLKATAQDIGAPLFSISGSTATILCVNQNTPNREAIAKANILFATGTEFVLELSDENGVFSNDVTRVLTRFTTPIAIPPGGDIEFPSFPIPTDLRGENYSLRVNVPASSILSAVQENIPIYYFDFSQGVTLTGANIEANTVALCVGESATLTTLPGDFPEYIWSFNGTVIPGESGNTLENVTQVGTYTVQVNFGSCNPSFNFDSATVEVIDFNDTTVRINEPSPQSFCPSDVKILTTSVTDPGFTYEWFKDDVLIPDFNGPSEILPASNFAGIYTVRVTGTPTCNITTAPVEVINLGSDILTQPPPQIMLLPTQPTLVLSITTNAPVAGSTVEWFRNGISVQGPLAVNTPGALSFDVTNPGVYRVDVFANDACMDTLQATTEVFEPVGFRTQISTLLDCDADTGTLGLENLFGITSSGTEVPITTDQYSLFDFEWFLGSQSTGVTETTFTVNESNIGEVYALEATLRGTTFPTARSNDLTVEFLSDVVVIEASPAFIPFGETSTLSVPESSNYAYEWFIVVDGENQSLVDGSTVISGQGTSSIEIDTIGDYFVRITLLDCVIDSEILSISDVAGSSEIIPNVVTPNSDGINDNWLLPPSLFNQQAVEVTIYNARGQVDFTSSSYQNNWPRENSKSSGQDPFYYYIITKNNSVVRKGSITVMR